The genomic segment AAAATGCCATTATCGATGGGCCGTTTGGTAAGGATAAGAGTTTAACGGAGATTGCCCGTACATTAACCTCAATTTCTAGCGATATGTTAGAGCAGCTATCAATTGATGATTTGCAAGACGTACTAACACTAGTACCAAATACGTACTCAGCAAGTGGTTTTGGTGCTCCTAGTCTGCCGACAATTCGTGGTCAGCTAGGTGAATTATTCCAGCAAGGTATGCGCCGCCAAGCAGGTAATAATGGCTTTGGGATCCCGTTGTCGTTTAACAGCGTCGGGCAAATTGACGTAGTCAAAGGCGCGCCATCGGTAATACTTGGCACAACGCAGCGCAATGGCGGGTTTGTTAACCTTAATAATAAAACCGCCACATTGTCAGGTACTGATATTAAAGTGCAAGCCAGCGCAGGCAGTTGGGAGCATTATCGCGGCCAAGTGGATGTGAATACAGCCATAGAAGAAGGTAAAAGTGGTATTCGCGTAAGCGCAGAATACATAGACAATAACAGCTACTACGACTTTACCGAGTACCAAAGTGAAGACTTATTCATTGCCTACAAACTCTTACCCGACGATAAATCTAGCTGGGATATCAGTTTTGAGTATTTCAACGTAGATTTTACCGACAACGCTGGTATTAACCGCCCGACACAGAACCTTATCGACAATGGTTTGTACATTACCGGTCAGGGCGTACAGCCCAATGGGTCTGAAGTTCCTGGCGCCTTTGCTGTGGTATCACCAACAGGCGAAGTACGCATTCCTCGTAGCACGGTACTTACCGACCCAGATAACATCAACAATGCGCAAACTTACGTATTTCATAGCACTTACGAGCGTCAACTAAATGCTGTGCACACGTTAACTAACCGCAGTTATTTTCAGTATTTAGATCGTGAAGAAATCGCACAAAATAGCTTTGTTGAAATCATTGATGGAGCGAAAACCGCGCAGAACCGCCTTGAAATCAATTCAACTTGGTCCGACACTCAACAAACAACATGGGGAGTAGATATTCGTTATAACGATGTGCTTGGTTATAGCCAATTCACCACAGAAGCCGACTTACCCATTGATTTGTTAGGTAGCATAGAACAACGCCGCATCCCCCTCACCCAAGCTCAACAAGCGCGTTTAGTGGAACTTCGTCCTGGCGTTTTTGTGTCTCCTGGCGCCAACTACGACATTGACGGCGATGGCAACAATGACTTTTCTTTGTCCGACACGACAGACTCCACCACATGGCAAACAGGTTTGTTTGTGGAGCAAGACAGTGACTGGACCAACAGATTTAGTACCACATTTGGCCTTCGTGCCGATCATTATGACGTGACGGCCCGAGATGCGTTACCTCCACAAGGGCAAATTGCTGCACAAGATAGTTTTAACAAATGGTTATATTCAGGTTCAGCCAGTGCGCGCTTTAAGATTAACAACGATTTTGTAACCTACGCGACCTACAGTTATAGTGAAGCAACATCCAATAGCATGGGTGGCGGCACTGTATTAGGCACTGATAACAAAATAAATCCTCTAAATTTTGCGACTGAGAATGAGCTGTACGAATTAGGAGTGAAATATGCTCCTGCAGGATCACCCTGGTACGCAGACGCATCTGTATTTGAGCAAACTCGCAGCTTACGGAATCGCGATGGGAGTAACACGGGGATTATCGCTAAAGGTTTTGAAGCCCAAATATTTTATCAAGGCAGTGATTTGTGGGCGAACCTTGGCTACAGCTACTTAGATGCACGCTACGATGACTCGGCCAGTGCCCAAGACTCACAGCAAGTGGCAGATGCGTTCGATAACTCACGCCCTGATATCATTCAAGGTACCGGAATTGGCGCTCCTAATTTTGCTGGATTTGCCCCGTCAAACCGGCGCGTACAAGGTATCCCACAGCAAACTGTTTCAGCCAGCGCGGGCTATCAAATATTTGACAACTGGGATATCTCTGGTTCAGCCATTTACACGAAAAGTTATCCCTTGGATTACTTAGCGACTGTGTTAATTCGCGACCAAATCACGATCAATCTCAACACGAATGTAGCGCTTACTGAGCAGTCGAACTTGCGTCTTGAAGTTAACAACCTCACTGACGAAAACAACTGGCGCCCTGTATTTGAAGGCGGTTACTTCGGCTCTACCTTGGTATTTCCTGAACTGCCGCGCAATATTCAGTTAACGTATACCTACAACTTTAAGGCCTAGCACCTAAGGATTCACCTCGAAATGAATAGTAAACGTACAATATTAGTCATCGTCATTGCTGCGCTCATCGCCAGCTTTTTTATGCTCGATCTGAACCAATATCTTACACTCGAAAGCCTTAAAAACAATCAGCAAGACCTTGCTCAATATATTGAAGCAAACTGGCTAGTTGCATTTGTTGGTTACTTAGTGATTTATGCTGCCGCCACTGCGCTTAGCGTGCCAGGTGCGGCTATTTTGACCTTAGGAGCGGGGGCGCTATTCGGTTTTGGTTGGGGCTTGTTGTTGGCATCTTTCGCATCCAGCATTGGTGCAACATTGGCATTCTTAGCATCTCGATTCTTACTGCGCGATTGGGTGAAAAGCACCTTTTCTAAAAAGCTAGAGTCAATCGATAAAGGTGTAGAAAAAGACGG from the Paraglaciecola mesophila genome contains:
- a CDS encoding TonB-dependent receptor; amino-acid sequence: MSTLSHSLFVSASVAMAFTVNAQEKTRSVEQEGLQDNNLEHVTVTGSAQPALVMSPKNAIIDGPFGKDKSLTEIARTLTSISSDMLEQLSIDDLQDVLTLVPNTYSASGFGAPSLPTIRGQLGELFQQGMRRQAGNNGFGIPLSFNSVGQIDVVKGAPSVILGTTQRNGGFVNLNNKTATLSGTDIKVQASAGSWEHYRGQVDVNTAIEEGKSGIRVSAEYIDNNSYYDFTEYQSEDLFIAYKLLPDDKSSWDISFEYFNVDFTDNAGINRPTQNLIDNGLYITGQGVQPNGSEVPGAFAVVSPTGEVRIPRSTVLTDPDNINNAQTYVFHSTYERQLNAVHTLTNRSYFQYLDREEIAQNSFVEIIDGAKTAQNRLEINSTWSDTQQTTWGVDIRYNDVLGYSQFTTEADLPIDLLGSIEQRRIPLTQAQQARLVELRPGVFVSPGANYDIDGDGNNDFSLSDTTDSTTWQTGLFVEQDSDWTNRFSTTFGLRADHYDVTARDALPPQGQIAAQDSFNKWLYSGSASARFKINNDFVTYATYSYSEATSNSMGGGTVLGTDNKINPLNFATENELYELGVKYAPAGSPWYADASVFEQTRSLRNRDGSNTGIIAKGFEAQIFYQGSDLWANLGYSYLDARYDDSASAQDSQQVADAFDNSRPDIIQGTGIGAPNFAGFAPSNRRVQGIPQQTVSASAGYQIFDNWDISGSAIYTKSYPLDYLATVLIRDQITINLNTNVALTEQSNLRLEVNNLTDENNWRPVFEGGYFGSTLVFPELPRNIQLTYTYNFKA